One window from the genome of Candidatus Krumholzibacteriia bacterium encodes:
- a CDS encoding RNA polymerase sigma factor RpoD/SigA — translation MKSSRQAASPDTLGMYLREIRKIPLLTPEEERELARRAKHGDEEAMHELVRHNLRFVVSVAKQYAKSAVPFEDLVNEGNLGLIRAAERFDVDRGYRFISYAVWWVRQAILQYVAEQSRTVRLPLNKSASLMKVNRASIQLSQHLGREPTHEELAKHLGMKTAEVDTVLSMPTTQYSIDEPAEGRDHEFQVDTLADESAPGPEASTIESARNADIAHALAGLNAREEDILKRYFGLGGNEPHTLEQIGKVYRLTRERVRQIRDRAIWRLRNSPETTALSEYAQ, via the coding sequence ATGAAATCCTCCAGGCAGGCAGCGAGCCCCGACACCCTCGGGATGTACCTGCGGGAGATCCGCAAGATCCCCCTCCTGACACCCGAGGAGGAGCGCGAGCTGGCGCGGCGGGCCAAGCACGGCGACGAGGAGGCGATGCACGAACTCGTGCGTCACAACCTGCGTTTCGTGGTTTCGGTGGCGAAGCAATACGCCAAGAGCGCGGTGCCCTTCGAAGACCTGGTCAACGAAGGCAACCTCGGATTGATCCGCGCGGCGGAGCGCTTCGACGTGGACCGCGGCTATCGCTTCATCTCTTACGCGGTCTGGTGGGTGCGCCAGGCCATCCTGCAGTACGTCGCCGAACAGTCGCGCACGGTGCGCTTGCCGCTCAACAAGTCGGCGAGCCTGATGAAGGTCAACCGGGCTTCCATCCAGCTCAGCCAGCACCTGGGACGCGAGCCGACTCACGAGGAACTGGCCAAGCATCTGGGCATGAAGACGGCGGAGGTCGATACGGTACTGAGCATGCCGACCACGCAGTACTCGATCGACGAGCCCGCAGAAGGACGCGATCACGAGTTCCAGGTGGACACCCTGGCGGACGAGTCCGCGCCGGGACCCGAGGCCTCCACCATCGAGTCGGCACGCAACGCGGACATCGCTCATGCCTTGGCCGGACTGAATGCCCGCGAGGAGGACATCCTCAAGCGCTACTTCGGGCTGGGCGGAAACGAACCGCACACCCTCGAGCAGATCGGGAAAGTGTACCGGCTGACGCGCGAGCGTGTCCGGCAGATCCGCGATCGCGCGATCTGGCGGCTGCGCAACTCACCGGAGACCACGGCTCTGTCGGAGTACGCGCAGTAA